The following are encoded in a window of Danio aesculapii chromosome 12, fDanAes4.1, whole genome shotgun sequence genomic DNA:
- the LOC130238588 gene encoding ras-related protein Rab-37, with protein MDQISAAGVAYNQDITHKTILVGDSGVGKTSLLVQFDQGKFIPGSFSATVGIGFTNKVLTVEELKVKLQIWDTAGQERFRSVTHAYYRDAQALLLLYDITSKSSFDNTRAWLTEIHEYAQDDVVIMLLGNKSDMSSSRVIRREDGEKLAREYGVIFLETSAKTGLNVDEAFMTVGKELVRRSVQLPVEPPFHLHDMMEPQKETSGCCFS; from the exons ATGGATCAGATCAGCGCAGCGGGCGTCGCTTATAATCAAGACATAACACATAAG ACGATCCTGGTCGGAGACAGCGGTGTGGGGAAAACATCTCTGCTGGTTCAGTTTGATCAGGGAAAGTTCATCCCCGGCTCTTTTTCTGCTACTGTGGGAATCGGCTTCACG AATAAAGTTCTTACAGTGGAAGAGCTGAAGGTGAAGTTACAG atctgggacACTGCAGGACAGGAGAGATTTCGCAGCGTCACACACGCGTATTACAGAGACGCTCAGG CGCTGCTCCTGCTCTATGACATCACCAGCAAATCATCCTTCGACAACACACGG GCGTGGCTTACGGAGATCCATGAATATGCTCAGGATGATGTGGTCATCATGTTGCTTGGTAACAAG TCTGACATGTCCAGCTCGAGGGTGATCAGACGAGAAGACGGAGAGAAACTCGCCAGG GAATATGGGGTGATTTTCCTGGAGACCAGCGCCAAAACTGGTCTCAATGTGGACGAGGCCTTCATGACCGTGGGCAA AGAGCTGGTGAGACGCTCTGTTCAGCTTCCCGTCGAGCCGCCGTTTCACCTTCACGACATGATGGAGCCGCAGAAAGAGACGTCAGGCTGCTGTTTCAGTTAA